A part of Agromyces protaetiae genomic DNA contains:
- a CDS encoding aminodeoxychorismate lyase, translated as MPENVTLLITPIAADEEVVDLEATFREVDASEPALRVGELSTQRGDGIFETIGFVDGHAQEVRPHLERLRNSARICELPEPNLAQWEAAIARASAALPTTGEYGIKLVLSRGIEHGPTPTAWLTANPAADQRAAREHGVRVVTLDRGYDRGAAERAPWLLLGAKTLSYAVNMAAIREAKRRGADDTVFVSSDGYVMEGPTSSVILRRDGVYSTPAPTGAILHGTTQLSLFEYLEARGERVEYRDVPIDELRSADAAWLVSSVRLAAGITAIDGVPFPFDADETAAFNAYLLTPRD; from the coding sequence ATGCCCGAGAACGTCACGCTCCTCATCACGCCCATCGCCGCCGACGAGGAGGTCGTCGACCTCGAGGCGACGTTCCGAGAGGTGGATGCCTCGGAGCCGGCCTTGCGGGTCGGGGAGCTCTCGACGCAGCGCGGCGACGGCATCTTCGAGACCATCGGGTTCGTCGACGGGCACGCGCAAGAGGTGCGTCCGCACCTCGAACGGCTGCGCAATTCGGCGCGCATCTGCGAGCTGCCCGAGCCGAATCTCGCGCAGTGGGAGGCCGCGATCGCGAGGGCGTCGGCGGCGCTGCCGACGACGGGGGAGTACGGCATCAAGCTCGTCCTCAGCCGCGGCATCGAGCATGGGCCGACGCCGACGGCGTGGCTCACGGCGAACCCCGCCGCCGACCAGCGTGCCGCGCGCGAGCACGGCGTTCGGGTCGTCACCCTCGATCGCGGGTACGACCGCGGCGCGGCCGAGCGTGCGCCGTGGCTGCTCCTCGGGGCGAAGACGCTGTCGTACGCGGTCAACATGGCGGCGATCCGCGAGGCGAAGCGCCGCGGCGCCGACGACACGGTGTTCGTCTCGAGCGACGGGTACGTCATGGAGGGTCCGACGTCGAGCGTCATCCTGCGTCGCGACGGCGTCTATTCGACGCCCGCGCCGACGGGTGCGATCCTGCACGGGACGACGCAGTTGAGCCTCTTCGAGTACCTCGAGGCGCGCGGTGAGCGGGTGGAGTATCGGGATGTCCCGATCGACGAACTTCGTTCGGCGGATGCCGCGTGGCTCGTGTCGAGCGTGCGTCTCGCCGCCGGGATCACGGCGATCGACGGCGTTCCGTTCCCGTTCGACGCCGACGAGACGGCGGCATTCAACGCGTATCTGCTGACGCCGCGCGACTGA
- a CDS encoding MerR family transcriptional regulator produces the protein MRALGTGEMSRASGLSQKALRLYAANGLLVPAEVDPATGYRRYSPAQIARGRAIGLLRRLDMPLATVAEVLDGPPETVRERLLAWWAGEHARFRAKTESVERVWAGLENGGSAVPDASSAPSATPPSAVAARVRIEHREAQTVATITRVVDQASLVPTFIADVLELRARIADSGAEPLPGHTVIYHGHVGRDLAGRIETCVAFTGPALPSGPMVLRVEPAAEFAVVDVTAREVVFPDLLDFFVAVERAAGSGPLASSREWYPGPWPDDPDAVAMLVATPFARPTPAGVDPAPGAGPRVSA, from the coding sequence ATGCGCGCGCTCGGGACCGGTGAGATGAGCCGTGCGTCCGGGCTCTCGCAGAAGGCACTTCGGCTCTACGCCGCCAACGGCCTGCTCGTGCCAGCCGAGGTCGATCCCGCGACCGGCTACCGGCGCTACTCGCCCGCGCAGATCGCCCGCGGGAGGGCGATCGGGCTCCTCCGCCGACTCGACATGCCGCTCGCGACCGTCGCCGAAGTGCTCGACGGGCCGCCCGAGACGGTTCGCGAGCGGTTGCTCGCATGGTGGGCGGGCGAGCACGCGCGATTCCGCGCGAAGACCGAATCGGTCGAGCGCGTCTGGGCAGGTCTCGAGAACGGCGGCAGCGCGGTTCCGGATGCCTCGTCCGCGCCGTCTGCGACCCCGCCGTCTGCGGTGGCCGCACGGGTGCGCATCGAGCACCGCGAAGCGCAGACGGTCGCGACGATCACGCGTGTCGTCGACCAGGCATCGCTCGTGCCGACCTTCATCGCCGACGTGCTCGAACTGCGCGCCAGGATCGCCGACTCCGGCGCCGAGCCGCTTCCCGGGCACACCGTGATCTACCACGGCCACGTGGGCCGCGACCTCGCCGGTCGCATCGAGACGTGCGTCGCGTTCACCGGCCCGGCACTGCCGTCCGGGCCGATGGTGCTGCGTGTCGAACCCGCGGCTGAGTTCGCCGTCGTCGACGTCACGGCACGCGAGGTCGTGTTCCCCGACCTGCTCGACTTCTTCGTCGCCGTCGAACGCGCGGCGGGGTCGGGCCCGCTCGCGTCGTCGCGCGAGTGGTACCCCGGGCCGTGGCCCGACGACCCCGACGCCGTCGCGATGCTCGTCGCGACGCCGTTCGCGCGACCGACGCCGGCCGGTGTTGACCCCGCCCCAGGGGCAGGGCCGAGGGTGAGCGCATGA
- a CDS encoding helix-turn-helix domain-containing protein produces the protein MGTSETRSTSSRPPRRSDDPELFESTLEVLELLASHDLAVAPHVAARLGLVLAGDADAILEVARALRRAQRLGHASLPDPLPLVPAVSAAFDEVGAELEDWERRVLLTAAVCVGDRIDVLLEASDCSMADLLDGRVSRHLLLVAGHFTFADPRMRVWVHGNATIAERTDVHVSLVVAHHDFGDDALAIWHRALSTLEGDSTLVPPLLQIARRADSAGDAEWAHAVAREAASHARGVARDEAALVAGRAALHGGFVEDAVDWLGPAVESPSAEISTQALSVFVHASALATGLVPDAALDERLAEATLGDFRARDAAAHGLVRALSIAACLHVEAGNAESARHRLDDAARVVRLHGTPAGAWAAARAWCAVFGVLPSPDHDLGPTADGGSELAEVRALAAAVELGLAGDTDAALRRLREPRTDDADGDERSPLARTCRALVSSLMHLWAGDVERARRAFEGAAADLPLALPFAGLGVVVARRIAVLEHGEIGVVAQAIEAAHPISGSAPVRVGELVDRAVSAYVGGRPIEARTLISLSSDRRRGTGCVFLHVPGIDALSADESVVAASERMPRGAAVARQVRQLIRSEDPGAIAAAAERSNTIDSIYERGQAELLLGRARATQGALAEARQHFVTSETLFREAGAGAWRQVAERQVAALPSERQSPVLAEVEFPGAQGAPVFDDAVPTTGEMRVIRGDRVLGDDPLAACRERWAEVLTDRELEVAMLVARGASNRDVAGELYVSVRTVEVHVGRVFTKLGVHSRVELAVLAHRDLGRPLTRAGGR, from the coding sequence ATGGGCACCTCAGAAACACGTTCCACCTCCAGTCGCCCACCGCGCCGTTCCGACGATCCCGAGCTGTTCGAGTCGACCCTCGAGGTCCTCGAACTCCTCGCGTCGCACGACCTCGCCGTCGCCCCGCACGTGGCCGCCCGACTCGGTCTCGTGCTCGCCGGAGACGCCGACGCCATCCTCGAGGTCGCTCGCGCGTTGCGCCGCGCGCAGCGACTCGGCCACGCGTCGCTACCCGACCCGCTCCCGCTCGTCCCCGCCGTCTCCGCGGCGTTCGACGAGGTCGGCGCCGAACTCGAGGACTGGGAGCGCCGGGTGCTCCTGACCGCCGCGGTGTGCGTCGGCGACCGCATCGACGTGCTGCTCGAAGCATCCGACTGCTCCATGGCCGACCTCCTCGACGGCCGTGTCAGCCGCCACCTCCTCCTCGTCGCCGGGCACTTCACCTTCGCCGACCCGCGCATGCGCGTCTGGGTCCACGGCAACGCGACGATCGCCGAACGCACCGACGTGCACGTCTCGCTCGTCGTCGCCCACCACGACTTCGGCGACGACGCCCTCGCCATCTGGCACCGGGCGCTCTCGACCCTCGAAGGCGACTCGACCCTCGTGCCGCCGCTGCTCCAGATCGCACGGCGCGCCGACTCGGCAGGCGACGCCGAATGGGCGCACGCCGTCGCCCGAGAAGCCGCGAGCCACGCGCGCGGCGTCGCGCGCGACGAGGCCGCCCTCGTCGCAGGCCGTGCGGCGCTCCACGGCGGATTCGTCGAAGACGCCGTCGACTGGCTCGGCCCCGCGGTCGAGAGCCCGAGCGCCGAGATCTCGACGCAGGCGCTCTCGGTGTTCGTCCACGCGTCCGCCCTCGCGACCGGTCTCGTGCCCGACGCCGCCCTCGACGAGCGTCTCGCCGAGGCGACCCTGGGCGACTTCCGGGCACGCGACGCCGCCGCTCACGGGCTCGTGCGCGCGCTTTCGATCGCCGCCTGCCTCCACGTCGAGGCGGGCAACGCCGAGTCGGCCAGGCACCGCCTCGACGATGCCGCCCGGGTCGTCCGCTTGCACGGCACCCCGGCAGGGGCGTGGGCCGCGGCCCGCGCGTGGTGCGCCGTGTTCGGCGTGCTCCCGTCTCCCGACCACGACCTCGGGCCGACGGCCGACGGCGGCTCCGAGTTGGCCGAGGTGCGGGCGCTCGCCGCGGCCGTCGAGCTCGGCCTCGCGGGCGACACCGACGCCGCCCTCCGCCGGCTCCGCGAACCGCGCACCGACGACGCCGACGGCGACGAGCGCTCACCGCTCGCACGCACCTGCCGGGCGCTCGTCTCGTCGCTCATGCACCTGTGGGCCGGCGACGTCGAACGCGCGCGGCGCGCGTTCGAGGGCGCAGCCGCCGACCTGCCGCTGGCGCTGCCGTTCGCAGGCCTCGGCGTCGTCGTCGCTCGCCGCATCGCGGTACTCGAGCACGGCGAGATCGGCGTCGTCGCGCAGGCGATCGAAGCGGCGCACCCCATCTCGGGGTCGGCCCCCGTGCGCGTCGGCGAACTCGTCGACCGCGCCGTCTCGGCCTACGTCGGCGGGCGCCCGATCGAGGCGCGCACGCTCATCTCGCTCTCGAGCGATCGTCGACGCGGCACCGGATGCGTCTTCCTGCACGTTCCCGGCATCGACGCGCTCTCGGCCGACGAGAGCGTCGTCGCGGCGTCCGAGCGGATGCCTCGGGGCGCGGCGGTCGCGCGCCAGGTGCGCCAGCTCATCCGAAGCGAAGACCCCGGCGCGATCGCCGCGGCCGCCGAACGCTCGAACACGATCGACTCGATCTACGAGCGCGGACAGGCCGAACTCCTGCTCGGGCGAGCACGGGCGACGCAGGGTGCGCTCGCCGAGGCCCGGCAGCACTTCGTGACGTCCGAGACGCTCTTCCGCGAGGCGGGAGCCGGCGCGTGGCGCCAGGTCGCCGAGCGGCAGGTGGCGGCGCTGCCCTCCGAACGGCAGAGCCCCGTGCTCGCCGAGGTCGAGTTCCCCGGCGCCCAGGGCGCCCCAGTGTTCGATGACGCCGTGCCGACCACCGGCGAGATGCGGGTGATCAGGGGTGACCGAGTGCTCGGCGACGACCCGCTCGCCGCGTGCCGCGAGCGCTGGGCCGAAGTGCTCACCGACCGCGAGCTCGAGGTCG
- a CDS encoding transglutaminase domain-containing protein, whose product MIDSHAPTGSAAPAAAAFAAQSPYSDPGRHAALVAAVAPEPRDIHRAVTATIAHYRGDPVPPTPDQLADIDRRWVAAILDAAASRCDGPLDRPRASAERVGGCCRDHSLLAVSILRAHGVPARTRLGFADYFSPDSGTTTSSSNTSSGAVRATAGGAGAGSTPSSRPTSRPSSATRSTRTTSPPARGRRSKPPPRGGSPTAPGAPTSRDTGFTRDRRTPGPGSCTATCSATSPTACAPNCCCGTAGGRWRSRTNRSPRHPSPSPTASRSSRSTPIAATPTPMRRSPRSGRPTTVCGPDG is encoded by the coding sequence ATGATCGACTCGCACGCCCCCACCGGCTCCGCCGCACCCGCTGCCGCCGCCTTCGCCGCCCAGTCGCCCTACTCCGACCCGGGCCGGCACGCCGCACTCGTGGCAGCCGTCGCGCCCGAGCCCCGCGACATCCATCGCGCCGTCACCGCGACGATCGCCCACTACCGCGGCGACCCGGTTCCGCCGACCCCCGATCAGCTCGCCGACATCGACCGCCGCTGGGTCGCCGCGATCCTCGATGCGGCCGCCTCGCGCTGCGACGGCCCGCTCGACCGGCCACGCGCGTCAGCCGAACGCGTCGGCGGATGCTGCCGCGACCACAGCCTCCTCGCCGTGTCGATCCTGCGCGCTCACGGCGTGCCCGCCCGCACCAGGCTCGGCTTCGCCGACTACTTCTCCCCGGATTCCGGCACGACCACGTCGTCGTCGAATACGTCGAGCGGGGCGGTGAGGGCAACGGCAGGTGGCGCTGGCGCCGGTTCGACCCCGAGCTCGCGGCCGACTTCACGTCCGAGTTCGGCGACCCGTTCGACCCGCACGACCTCGCCTCCGGCGAGGGGGCGCCGTTCGAAACCGCCGCCGAGGGGTGGCTCGCCCACCGCGCCGGGCGCACCGACCTCTCGGGATACGGGGTTCACCCGGGATCGCCGTACGCCGGGCCCTGGTTCGTGCACGGCTACGTGCTCGGCGACCTCGCCCACCGCATGCGCACCGAACTGCTGCTGTGGGACGGCTGGGGGGCGATGGCGGAGCCGAACGAACCGATCCCCGAGGCATCCGTCGCCCTCGCCGACCGCATCGCGCAGCTCACGGTCGACGCCGATCGCGGCGACGCCGACGCCGATGCGGCGCTCGCCGCGCTCTGGGCGACCGACGACCGTGTGCGGCCCGGACGGATGA